The DNA sequence CCTGAGCGAAGGCGAGAGCGATCTGCTGACCCAGATACAGCCTGCGTTTGAAAAGATATTGCTAGAGACGGCGCTGAAACACACCAAGGGACACAAACAGGAAGCAGCTAAGCGCCTGGGCTGGGGTCGTAATACCCTGACGCGTAAGCTGAAAGAACTCGAGATGGATTGAGTGAAAGCACCCAGCCTAGGCTGGGTGCTTTGGCGCCTCTTCCGCAGGCGCATTGTTTGCGCTAACAACAACACTCTCAGACTGACACTCGGACTCAATGACTTCACGTGGCATTGCCGCCTGCCATAAAGCCCCTACCCATAAACTTTGATTCGCTTTCATTAACCTTGCCCTCATTTTGCCAACTGGATCAAAGTAATCTTAAGGCGACTATTAGTAAAATGAATAAATAGTATCCCGTGAATGCCAAATTAGAATGAATATACCAATCAAAACCTTACATTATTTTCTCACCCTGGTTGAAACGGGAAATTTTACCCGGGCGGCGGAAAAGTCTTTTATCACCCAGCCAACCCTGAGCAAGATCATCCAGCGACTGGAGGAAAATCTCGGCCAGCAGCTGCTGCACAGGAATAATCAGAAGATAGAGCTAACCCAGGCAGGCATACTGCTGGAGAACAGCGCCCGGGAGATCTTGGGGCAGTGGCACAGGCTGCAGGAAGACCTTACCAACCTGAGCGGCCTCAAGTCTGGACACCTGCGCCTTGGGGTCTGCCCCATGATGAGCAGCCTGATCATCGACCTGCTCACCGCATTTCGTCAACAATATCCGGGCATAGAACTACAGATGTATGAATATGGCGGCTTCGGCTGCGAGCAGGCGCTGCTTAACAACAGCCTGGATATCGCCTTCACCGCCCTGCCTACCACCCATGATATCGAGCTGGCCAACCGCGCCCTCACCCGCTATCCGCTGCTGGCCTGCCTGCCCAAGGACCATGCCCTCGCCCAACAGGAAGCGGTGACCTGGCAGGACTTCGAGGCCTACCCCTTCATCCTCTACAACGAGGACTTCTCGTTGGCCAAGCTGATCACCCGCCTGAGTCACAAGGCTGGCGTGCAGCTCAACATCGCCTTTCGCAGTGGCCAGTGGGACTTTCTGGCGACCATGGTGGAGGCCCAGATGGGGGTCGCTATACTGCCCGAGCCTATCTGCCACAAGTTGCAGGGCAGCGAGCTGGTCTTCAAGCCTATTCGTCCCAATCTCACCTGGGATCTGGCGCTGATCTGGCGCAAAGACCTGCCGCTGACACCGGCGGCCCAGGCGCTCTTGGATCTCAGCGAGCAGGCCCATCTGCACCCTTGATAGCGGTCAAAATCTACCGGATTTTCAGCCAGCAAAACTAGGTAAGCAGTTATCTAAAACTGAGAAGCGGGTCGCCGACAGATAAAATCACTGGTGATGAGTCTGACGGCGCCCGCTTGCACAACAAAGGTTCAATTTTTTTCGCGCGTTATTCAAACGCGGGCCATGGCCGCTGACGCACCATAATTAGGTGCGCACCTTTTTGTTTAAAACAATCAACCACCTAAGCTTAGTTTAACTGGTACTAAAGTACCGTTAAAAAGCCTTGCCGCCTCACTTTCCTGCCGTTAGTTTCCCTTAAGAGGTCTGACGTCCGACGTCTGACCTCTGTGTCTGAATATTTAAAACCCTGAGTAACTAAAGCCTGAGTAACTGACACCTGAGTAGCTAACACCTAGTTACTGAAACTGGTGATTGAAACCAGGTAACAAAACCTAAAACAACATCAAATAAGAGAAATAAGCCAATGAAGATCTATAAAAAGCTCATGATGCTGGGTCTGTTTGCTGTCAGCCCATTGACTTATGCCGCTTCCGGACTCGTGTTTATCCATGGTACCGGGCATCAGACAGATGCGCTGTCGGACTATTGGACACGGGAATTTGTCGACTCCGTCCGCCAGGGGGCTGCCTCGCCCGATAACTATCTGGTGATCAACTGCGATTTCGACCAATACATGTGGGATGACGCCGCCGCGGGCTGTCTGGCCGGGCAACTCACCCAGTTTATCGAGAGTAAAAACATTAACGATCTTACCCTGCTG is a window from the Shewanella loihica PV-4 genome containing:
- a CDS encoding LysR family transcriptional regulator; the encoded protein is MNIPIKTLHYFLTLVETGNFTRAAEKSFITQPTLSKIIQRLEENLGQQLLHRNNQKIELTQAGILLENSAREILGQWHRLQEDLTNLSGLKSGHLRLGVCPMMSSLIIDLLTAFRQQYPGIELQMYEYGGFGCEQALLNNSLDIAFTALPTTHDIELANRALTRYPLLACLPKDHALAQQEAVTWQDFEAYPFILYNEDFSLAKLITRLSHKAGVQLNIAFRSGQWDFLATMVEAQMGVAILPEPICHKLQGSELVFKPIRPNLTWDLALIWRKDLPLTPAAQALLDLSEQAHLHP